From one Leptospira kanakyensis genomic stretch:
- a CDS encoding adenylate/guanylate cyclase domain-containing protein, protein MSIVTFEDKENFPLETNKPGATILETALKHDYPLYHLCGGNAKCTTCRVFVTDGLQYLSTRNDREQTLADRKGWPTEIRLACQTEVFGDISLRRIIKDNKDLKTVTSESKSSKTGEECYAVILFLDIKGFTAFTEASLPYDVVFVLNRFFQEMSEPVLNNGGEIDKFIGDGILAFFQLRNKDEVTKNEESLKKAKQETVHAAIRACLRMFDQLKKFNLEMKDRFNFTFDIRIGLHAGNVIYGDIGHSEYKSQTVLGDTVNVASRLEALNKKTNTSFLVSDEIYKIIGKSLSVNKKVITRLRGKSEKMTAYSVLGFKVSDPVLRIQKSFDHVLENNPRWIEDYVDKLKSFVEENLDKNLEENQSLTNSNEFLNVIESIIEKLGNPVSLKKEVSKLAKIYESFGISKKEFPKLVPILISSIRENLPSEWNAELESIWNQMTMDLTIETIES, encoded by the coding sequence ATGTCCATTGTTACCTTCGAAGACAAAGAGAATTTTCCTTTAGAAACAAACAAACCAGGAGCCACCATCCTGGAAACCGCCCTAAAACATGACTATCCACTCTACCATCTTTGTGGTGGAAATGCCAAATGTACCACTTGCCGTGTTTTTGTGACCGATGGACTTCAATATCTCAGCACACGTAACGATAGAGAACAAACTCTTGCCGACAGAAAAGGTTGGCCAACTGAGATCCGTCTCGCTTGCCAAACGGAGGTGTTTGGAGATATTTCTCTGCGACGGATCATAAAAGATAATAAAGATTTAAAAACAGTAACCAGTGAATCCAAATCTTCTAAAACAGGTGAGGAATGTTATGCGGTGATTCTTTTTCTGGATATCAAAGGGTTTACGGCATTTACGGAAGCAAGCCTTCCTTACGATGTGGTTTTTGTTCTCAACCGATTCTTTCAAGAGATGAGTGAACCCGTCTTAAATAATGGTGGGGAAATTGATAAGTTTATTGGGGATGGAATTTTGGCTTTTTTCCAATTAAGAAATAAAGACGAAGTTACAAAAAATGAAGAAAGTTTAAAAAAAGCAAAACAAGAAACGGTTCATGCAGCAATCCGAGCTTGCCTTCGTATGTTTGATCAATTGAAGAAATTTAATTTGGAAATGAAAGATAGGTTTAACTTTACTTTTGACATTCGCATTGGTTTACATGCAGGAAATGTGATCTACGGAGACATTGGACATTCCGAATACAAAAGCCAAACAGTGCTTGGTGATACTGTGAATGTAGCAAGTCGCTTGGAAGCATTGAATAAAAAAACAAATACAAGTTTTTTGGTCTCGGATGAGATTTATAAAATCATTGGTAAGTCCCTTTCTGTGAACAAAAAAGTCATCACAAGGCTTCGAGGGAAATCTGAAAAAATGACAGCGTATTCGGTTCTTGGTTTTAAAGTTTCAGATCCCGTCTTACGCATTCAAAAATCTTTTGATCATGTATTAGAAAACAATCCCCGTTGGATAGAGGATTATGTAGATAAATTAAAAAGTTTTGTAGAAGAGAACTTAGATAAAAATTTAGAGGAAAATCAAAGTTTAACGAACTCAAATGAATTTTTAAATGTCATCGAATCCATCATAGAAAAGTTAGGAAACCCTGTTTCCTTAAAAAAAGAAGTGTCTAAACTGGCAAAAATCTATGAATCCTTTGGTATTTCTAAGAAAGAATTCCCAAAACTAGTTCCTATCCTAATATCTTCTATACGAGAAAATCTTCCTTCCGAGTGGAATGCTGAATTAGAATCGATCTGGAATCAAATGACAATGGATCTAACTATAGAAACAATCGAATCTTAA
- the rpmI gene encoding 50S ribosomal protein L35, whose protein sequence is MYKLKTNRAAAKRFKFTKSGKIKRGCAFRRHILEKKSPKMKHQSRGMHLIHETDYNRVEKLLPYGG, encoded by the coding sequence ATGTATAAACTAAAAACAAACAGGGCAGCAGCCAAACGTTTTAAGTTTACCAAGTCTGGTAAAATTAAACGCGGTTGTGCGTTCCGACGACATATCTTAGAGAAAAAATCTCCTAAGATGAAACACCAAAGCCGTGGAATGCACCTCATCCACGAAACCGACTATAACCGTGTAGAAAAACTTCTACCTTACGGAGGTTAA
- a CDS encoding chemotaxis protein CheW — protein sequence MAGILGEYTEVFLEESEDQIEELNSNLVKLEKDHENPEIINDIFRAAHSLKSSSAFVGLYNLSDLSHTMENLLQKIREGSLEINVNLVNLLFECFDLIKQVIEGVANGVKVETPFTDMIKKLQDYEAQPNQSSGASSSSSKASSPSKPVSSNSSSISLNDEEISEVRQSLKEDNDLFAFFVNLKLKDETPMQNLRLLLILQSVKQSGVIIKCNPSEDALDNGQGSFALSFVTVTKLNKHELHVQCNIDMVDTLVIEELKLPETEMEALEKRSDTTPVSAAAGSSNGNHDLEDKHGVRGAGNFDKAVTDSKVVMRTIKVSSDKLDQLMNNVGELVITNSGFQKIYDDLVAQFGEDSLFNELKGKIDQINRISKDLQTGIMNIRMVPIGSVFNRFTRLIRDLSLETGKQVNLVLRGENTELDKKVIDAIGEPLIHLIRNSVDHGIESPAERKAAGKPEEGTVELNAYQGGSNILVEIRDDGKGLNKDKILKKAIERGLVNESDAQNLSESDIFQFIFAPGFSTADKISDISGRGVGMNVVNKLIEEFKGKILIHSEEGKGSSFTLSFPQALAIIPSILVIMEEEVYAFPLSEVSETIKVNLDQITTLEGHEIINLRGEVLPIYRLNRILGLADKQEMVEVPVVIVNYKTRKLGFMVDDLIGKHETVIKSLGKNFKDIQGLTGATIMGDGTIILVLDIPGLVEIAADKVDWSDQLVAGEMMKRASTIRSLEMSDSELMFKSNHPTNRYNAKLIELRAKDKSRVKKDKHKIEKHVIVPKEEVYAEEPATNLKITTEVIKTETVVNGNSGESSKSATATLVIDHKTDEIHRLADVAKIENVKLTEREQAAEIIKGFVEQKEERLNQVAALNSDAINEIMSSKDIKKLENIVNTGMMNAGVVLSQLVGKEVELFIPEITLTDREGLAKEFRYSMDQFFGMKIRMTGDLNGNLLMMFSEENGSEIAKELLGSEDAKYAEGSSHKLSEDMVSVLSEISNIVCSSVMNSLSNKLKKEVLPSVPEMITGSFMDVIDIVKPERTKFLSMHTEFNHQGSNLIGVLVFLPDFDELVELIHKS from the coding sequence TTGGCTGGAATTTTAGGCGAATACACAGAAGTTTTCCTGGAAGAATCCGAGGATCAAATTGAAGAATTAAATTCTAATTTGGTAAAACTCGAAAAGGATCATGAAAACCCTGAAATCATTAACGATATCTTTCGAGCAGCACACTCTTTAAAAAGTTCCTCTGCTTTCGTTGGTCTTTACAATCTTTCTGATTTATCTCATACAATGGAAAACCTTCTCCAAAAAATTAGAGAAGGAAGCCTCGAGATCAATGTTAATTTGGTCAATTTATTGTTTGAATGTTTTGATCTCATCAAACAAGTGATAGAAGGTGTGGCCAATGGTGTAAAGGTAGAAACACCTTTTACTGACATGATCAAAAAACTCCAGGACTACGAAGCACAACCAAATCAATCCTCAGGTGCATCGAGTAGCAGTTCGAAGGCAAGTAGTCCTTCCAAACCAGTTAGTTCTAATTCTTCCTCTATCAGTTTAAATGATGAAGAGATTTCTGAAGTTCGCCAGTCCTTAAAAGAAGATAACGATCTATTTGCTTTTTTCGTCAACTTGAAGTTAAAAGATGAAACTCCTATGCAGAACTTAAGACTTCTGCTCATTTTACAGTCGGTAAAACAATCAGGTGTAATCATCAAATGTAATCCTTCCGAAGATGCTTTGGACAATGGCCAAGGTAGTTTTGCGCTTTCCTTTGTAACTGTTACAAAATTAAACAAACATGAGTTACATGTGCAGTGTAATATTGATATGGTGGACACTCTCGTGATAGAGGAACTCAAACTTCCTGAAACGGAAATGGAAGCCTTAGAAAAAAGATCAGATACAACACCAGTTTCCGCTGCAGCAGGTTCATCCAATGGCAATCATGATTTAGAAGATAAACATGGTGTTCGCGGGGCTGGTAACTTTGATAAGGCGGTTACTGATTCTAAAGTAGTGATGAGAACCATCAAGGTTTCTTCTGACAAACTAGACCAACTCATGAATAACGTGGGAGAACTTGTTATTACTAACTCTGGATTCCAAAAAATCTATGATGATTTAGTGGCGCAGTTCGGTGAAGATTCTTTGTTCAATGAACTCAAAGGGAAAATCGACCAAATCAATCGAATTTCCAAAGACCTACAAACTGGAATTATGAACATCCGAATGGTTCCGATTGGGTCTGTATTCAACAGGTTTACGAGACTTATCCGTGACCTTTCGTTGGAAACAGGCAAACAAGTTAACCTTGTCCTTCGCGGTGAAAACACAGAACTCGATAAAAAAGTAATCGATGCGATTGGAGAACCACTCATCCATCTCATTCGTAATTCCGTAGACCATGGAATTGAATCACCAGCGGAAAGGAAAGCAGCCGGCAAACCAGAAGAAGGAACTGTCGAACTCAATGCCTACCAAGGTGGTTCCAATATCCTTGTGGAAATCCGTGATGATGGTAAGGGTTTGAACAAAGATAAAATCCTTAAAAAAGCCATTGAACGTGGGCTTGTAAACGAATCGGATGCGCAGAATCTTTCTGAGTCCGATATCTTCCAGTTTATCTTTGCTCCAGGATTTTCTACCGCTGATAAAATTTCTGATATTTCCGGCCGTGGTGTCGGTATGAATGTTGTGAATAAACTCATCGAAGAGTTTAAAGGCAAAATTCTCATCCATTCGGAAGAAGGGAAGGGATCGTCATTCACCTTATCTTTCCCACAAGCACTTGCTATCATTCCTTCTATCCTTGTGATTATGGAAGAGGAAGTTTATGCGTTCCCACTTTCTGAAGTTTCCGAAACCATCAAAGTAAACTTAGACCAAATTACCACTCTAGAAGGGCACGAGATCATCAACCTACGAGGTGAGGTATTACCGATCTATCGTTTGAATCGTATTCTTGGACTTGCAGACAAACAAGAAATGGTGGAAGTTCCAGTTGTCATCGTAAATTATAAAACAAGAAAACTTGGGTTTATGGTAGATGATCTCATTGGTAAACATGAAACCGTAATTAAGTCACTTGGTAAAAACTTCAAAGACATCCAAGGTTTAACAGGGGCCACAATTATGGGGGATGGAACCATCATCCTCGTTTTAGATATCCCTGGTCTTGTGGAAATTGCCGCAGATAAAGTGGACTGGTCTGATCAGTTAGTCGCTGGTGAAATGATGAAACGTGCTTCCACGATTCGTTCTCTAGAAATGTCTGATTCAGAACTGATGTTCAAGTCAAATCATCCTACAAATCGTTATAATGCGAAGTTGATTGAGTTACGTGCTAAAGACAAATCACGTGTTAAAAAAGATAAACATAAAATCGAAAAACATGTCATTGTTCCAAAAGAAGAGGTATATGCAGAAGAACCTGCAACAAACCTCAAAATCACAACAGAAGTAATCAAAACGGAAACGGTTGTGAATGGAAATTCTGGTGAATCTTCAAAATCAGCCACGGCAACACTTGTAATCGATCACAAAACTGATGAAATCCATCGTTTGGCAGACGTAGCAAAAATAGAAAACGTCAAATTGACTGAAAGAGAACAAGCCGCAGAAATCATCAAAGGTTTTGTGGAACAAAAAGAAGAACGTTTGAACCAAGTGGCAGCACTAAATTCAGATGCAATCAACGAAATCATGTCTTCTAAAGATATCAAAAAACTAGAGAACATTGTGAACACTGGTATGATGAATGCCGGTGTCGTACTTTCTCAGTTAGTTGGTAAAGAAGTAGAATTGTTTATTCCTGAAATTACACTCACCGATCGAGAGGGACTAGCCAAAGAATTTCGTTATTCGATGGATCAGTTTTTTGGAATGAAAATTCGTATGACAGGGGATCTCAACGGAAACCTTCTTATGATGTTTTCAGAAGAAAATGGATCGGAAATTGCAAAAGAGTTACTTGGTTCTGAAGATGCAAAATATGCGGAAGGAAGTAGTCATAAACTTTCTGAGGATATGGTTTCTGTTTTATCTGAAATTTCCAATATTGTTTGTTCGAGTGTGATGAATTCCCTTTCGAATAAATTAAAAAAGGAAGTTTTACCTTCGGTTCCAGAAATGATTACGGGAAGTTTTATGGATGTCATTGACATTGTAAAACCAGAACGAACCAAGTTTTTGTCCATGCATACAGAATTTAACCACCAAGGTAGTAACCTAATTGGTGTTTTGGTTTTCCTACCTGATTTTGATGAACTGGTAGAACTCATCCATAAATCATGA
- the infC gene encoding translation initiation factor IF-3 has product MQKRPNPRGNPNQDKFAHIRINEQITNVASIRLVSDEGSDIVTLDEALRRAKEANLDLVEVSGDQDVHVCKLIDFGKYKFELLKKTKEAKKKQHVVTVKEIKIRPRIDNHDFEIKKRHALEFLQKGDKVKVTLRFRGREMVHSEIGMNIVNRFVEDLKEHASPEKMPVHDGKTIVVVMNPISEKAKG; this is encoded by the coding sequence ATGCAGAAACGGCCCAACCCTAGAGGGAACCCAAACCAAGATAAATTCGCCCACATCAGAATTAACGAACAAATTACCAATGTAGCATCGATCCGTCTCGTCTCTGACGAAGGGTCTGACATCGTTACTCTGGACGAAGCTCTGAGAAGAGCTAAGGAAGCTAACCTTGATTTGGTGGAAGTCTCGGGAGACCAGGATGTTCACGTCTGTAAGCTGATCGATTTTGGAAAATACAAATTCGAACTTCTTAAAAAAACGAAAGAAGCGAAAAAGAAACAACACGTTGTCACGGTGAAAGAAATTAAAATCCGCCCGCGGATTGATAACCATGACTTCGAGATTAAGAAGCGTCATGCTTTAGAATTCTTGCAAAAGGGTGATAAAGTAAAAGTGACTCTTCGATTCCGAGGCAGAGAGATGGTTCACTCTGAAATTGGAATGAATATTGTTAACCGGTTTGTCGAGGACCTAAAAGAGCATGCCTCTCCCGAAAAAATGCCGGTACACGACGGAAAGACGATAGTGGTCGTGATGAACCCAATTAGTGAGAAAGCTAAAGGATAA
- a CDS encoding chemotaxis protein CheW: protein MDQETLLTSLAEKTKMEQESDLGDLEQFLTFTIDKEFFGIRLLLVHEILKPVLITRIPNVDDYILGVINLRGEIIPILDLKKRFHETDSEIFPISRIIVIMLEEKRIGVLVDEVKQVVKIQKDFISYTTDDLSLNYSKMVESVSRYEDHLILNLDLEQIVDFVSTVK from the coding sequence ATGGACCAAGAAACATTACTCACATCCCTGGCGGAAAAAACCAAAATGGAACAAGAGTCCGATCTGGGAGACTTGGAACAGTTCCTTACTTTTACCATTGATAAAGAATTCTTTGGAATTCGATTGTTGTTGGTTCATGAAATTTTAAAACCAGTTCTCATCACAAGAATTCCAAACGTAGATGATTACATTTTAGGTGTGATCAACCTTCGTGGAGAAATCATACCTATCTTAGATTTGAAAAAAAGATTCCATGAAACGGATTCTGAAATTTTCCCAATCTCCCGAATCATCGTCATTATGTTAGAGGAGAAACGGATTGGTGTCCTTGTTGATGAAGTCAAACAAGTTGTAAAAATCCAAAAAGATTTTATTAGTTATACAACCGATGATTTGTCGCTAAACTACAGTAAGATGGTTGAGTCGGTCTCGAGATACGAAGACCATTTGATTTTAAATTTGGATTTGGAACAAATTGTTGATTTTGTTTCAACCGTAAAGTAA
- a CDS encoding TetR/AcrR family transcriptional regulator → MAKKLKHKPGRPKKGQTQITRELVLDAAWDLIMEVGFSEFRLAGLAENLGIRTPSLYNHIQDLEDVRREMKRRSLAILGDKISLKLKHTNQGSERIIEFLNTYRSFAKSHRHVYPLTIESTEFDPELKPFGDRILTICMEVFRFQTLDEVAVHRIRILRSLLHGFIVLEETGGFGRKESVEESFKKISESLESGRLW, encoded by the coding sequence ATGGCAAAAAAACTAAAACACAAACCGGGCCGACCAAAAAAAGGCCAAACACAAATCACAAGAGAACTGGTTTTGGATGCAGCCTGGGATTTGATTATGGAAGTGGGATTCTCTGAATTTCGGCTGGCGGGCCTTGCCGAAAATTTAGGAATTCGTACACCTTCGCTCTACAACCACATCCAAGATCTAGAGGATGTGCGTAGGGAAATGAAAAGGAGATCCTTGGCGATCTTAGGTGATAAAATTTCACTGAAGTTAAAACATACGAATCAGGGCTCTGAACGAATCATTGAATTTTTAAATACTTACAGAAGTTTTGCGAAGTCCCACCGTCATGTTTATCCCTTGACCATTGAATCCACCGAGTTCGATCCAGAATTAAAACCTTTCGGCGACCGAATTTTGACTATCTGTATGGAAGTGTTTCGATTCCAGACTTTGGATGAAGTCGCAGTTCATCGGATTCGGATTTTACGTTCGCTCCTGCATGGATTTATTGTTTTGGAAGAGACGGGTGGGTTTGGTCGCAAAGAGTCGGTGGAGGAAAGTTTTAAGAAAATATCAGAATCATTGGAATCTGGCAGACTCTGGTAA
- a CDS encoding cell division protein ZapA — MAESAPQPQKITKQIFGETYTIVGEASSGYISEVADYVESRLLELSKALPSASKTKLAVLCALNLADELFQMKEVSAKTSEIPELEERTKKIISLLEEGIIGDHF; from the coding sequence ATGGCAGAATCTGCCCCACAACCTCAAAAAATAACCAAACAAATCTTTGGTGAAACCTATACCATTGTTGGTGAAGCTTCCTCAGGGTATATCTCTGAGGTGGCGGATTACGTGGAATCACGTCTCTTAGAATTGTCAAAGGCACTTCCCTCTGCTTCCAAAACAAAACTTGCCGTACTTTGTGCACTCAATTTGGCGGATGAACTCTTTCAAATGAAAGAAGTTTCAGCTAAAACGAGCGAAATTCCAGAACTAGAAGAAAGAACCAAAAAGATCATCTCTCTATTGGAAGAAGGGATCATCGGGGATCATTTTTGA
- the thrS gene encoding threonine--tRNA ligase gives MAAITITLPDGSSKELESGKSFSDFIQAQLPFLKEKALAVVLSDGRTVDLSYIPTTNTTVKFLTFDDTEGKEVFHHSSAHLLGMAVQRLWPEARLTVGPVIENGPGFFFYDIDFGTIILTPEDLPKIEAEMAKIVKEDLVVKRWELSKEEAIEKFKKENEPYKVELIQGFDSASVSLYGQGEWYDLCRGPHVARTGQLKAFKLTAISGAYWKGDSKNKQLTRIYGVSFPTKKQLDEYIFLIEEAKKRDHRKLGKELDLFSFQDEAPGFPFWHPKGTVLWNTLASYIREECFRRGYQEIKTPAILNSSLWKKSGHWDNFKENMYFTDIDESEFAVKPMNCPGCCLIYKYHMHSYRELPLRFMELGNVHRHEMSGVLHGLFRVRAFTQDDAHIYAPLEKVESEVEDIIDFTFDVYKKFGFTEFKTFIATRPEKSQGSDEDWNLATQALHDALKKKGIEYGIKEGDGAFYGPKIEFNIKDSLGRLWQCGTVQIDFSMPNRFELDFTASDGKKHAPVMIHRAIYGSLERFIGILIEHFEGKFPLWLNPTQIRVLTVSEVHSDYAKEVYQDLVMQGFRVEIDIRNEKIGSKIRDSILKRSSYTLILGDKEKEAGSISFRRMGEEKTETVSRDGFLSLLKGDL, from the coding sequence ATGGCAGCAATTACAATCACACTACCAGATGGAAGTTCCAAGGAACTAGAATCCGGTAAATCCTTTTCTGATTTCATCCAAGCCCAACTGCCTTTCTTGAAAGAGAAAGCTCTTGCCGTTGTTTTGTCCGATGGTCGCACCGTTGACCTTTCTTATATTCCTACGACGAACACCACGGTAAAGTTTCTCACCTTCGATGACACAGAAGGAAAAGAAGTTTTCCACCATTCTTCTGCCCACTTACTCGGCATGGCTGTCCAAAGGCTTTGGCCAGAGGCTCGCCTAACAGTAGGCCCAGTCATCGAAAATGGTCCTGGTTTTTTCTTTTATGATATTGATTTTGGCACTATCATTCTAACGCCAGAAGACCTCCCTAAAATTGAAGCGGAGATGGCAAAGATAGTTAAGGAAGACCTTGTTGTCAAACGTTGGGAACTTTCCAAAGAAGAAGCCATTGAAAAGTTTAAAAAAGAAAACGAACCTTATAAAGTAGAACTCATCCAAGGATTTGATTCCGCATCGGTTTCGTTATATGGACAAGGGGAGTGGTATGACCTTTGTCGTGGGCCTCACGTGGCAAGAACCGGCCAACTCAAAGCCTTCAAACTCACAGCCATATCTGGTGCGTATTGGAAGGGTGATTCTAAAAACAAACAACTCACTCGTATTTATGGTGTGTCATTTCCCACCAAAAAACAGTTAGATGAATATATCTTTCTCATCGAAGAAGCTAAAAAAAGAGATCATAGAAAACTTGGGAAGGAGCTTGATCTTTTTAGTTTCCAAGACGAAGCTCCTGGGTTTCCTTTTTGGCATCCGAAAGGAACAGTTCTTTGGAACACTCTTGCTTCCTACATTCGGGAAGAATGTTTTCGTCGTGGGTACCAGGAAATCAAAACTCCTGCGATCTTAAATTCCTCTCTTTGGAAAAAGTCAGGTCACTGGGACAACTTTAAAGAAAACATGTACTTCACTGACATTGATGAAAGTGAATTTGCAGTGAAACCCATGAACTGTCCGGGCTGTTGTTTGATTTACAAATACCATATGCACTCTTACCGGGAACTCCCTCTCCGATTTATGGAATTGGGAAATGTGCATAGGCATGAAATGTCGGGCGTTCTCCACGGACTATTTCGTGTGCGTGCGTTTACACAAGATGATGCCCATATCTATGCACCACTCGAAAAAGTAGAATCCGAAGTCGAAGACATCATCGATTTTACATTTGATGTGTACAAAAAATTTGGATTTACCGAATTCAAAACCTTCATTGCGACAAGGCCTGAGAAATCTCAAGGAAGTGATGAAGATTGGAATCTCGCCACACAAGCATTACACGATGCCCTAAAGAAAAAGGGAATCGAATACGGAATCAAAGAAGGGGACGGAGCATTTTACGGACCAAAAATTGAGTTCAATATCAAGGACTCACTCGGAAGGTTATGGCAATGCGGAACCGTTCAAATTGACTTCTCTATGCCGAATCGATTCGAACTTGACTTCACTGCGTCTGATGGAAAAAAACACGCACCGGTGATGATCCACAGAGCGATCTACGGATCCCTCGAAAGGTTCATTGGAATTCTCATCGAACACTTCGAAGGGAAATTCCCACTCTGGCTCAATCCAACACAAATTCGTGTCTTAACTGTGTCAGAAGTTCACAGTGATTATGCGAAGGAAGTATACCAAGATTTGGTGATGCAAGGTTTCCGAGTTGAGATCGACATTCGTAATGAAAAGATCGGAAGTAAAATTAGGGATTCCATCCTAAAACGAAGCAGTTACACTTTGATTTTAGGAGATAAAGAAAAAGAAGCAGGATCTATTTCCTTCCGCCGTATGGGAGAAGAGAAAACAGAAACGGTTTCTCGCGATGGATTCCTCTCACTTCTGAAAGGTGATCTTTAA
- a CDS encoding 5-formyltetrahydrofolate cyclo-ligase, with amino-acid sequence MNPISKKDAREILKKNLLSLPEREDHEAAILKRLFPLLQGKSKIITYSPDLSLEVDVLPIIESSPLPRPTGFIEARHSAKWYFPRMEDGKVLKFIRPFSFEKNAIGLFQPVGDEEISVEDADLILVPALGFNERGYRLGRGGGYYDRILNVESLQKKAIGLSFSKLFPVPFLEESHDLKIGKMITETQIHSFLD; translated from the coding sequence TTGAATCCAATTTCCAAAAAAGATGCTAGAGAGATTCTAAAAAAGAATCTTCTGAGTTTGCCAGAAAGGGAAGACCATGAAGCCGCTATTTTAAAGAGGTTGTTTCCCCTTTTACAAGGTAAATCCAAAATCATTACTTATTCTCCAGACCTATCCTTAGAGGTGGATGTGCTTCCCATCATTGAATCTTCACCACTTCCTAGGCCAACGGGATTTATTGAAGCTAGGCATTCTGCCAAATGGTACTTCCCTCGGATGGAGGATGGAAAAGTTCTAAAATTCATTCGTCCTTTTTCCTTTGAAAAGAATGCGATCGGCCTTTTTCAACCCGTAGGTGATGAGGAGATCTCCGTAGAAGATGCGGATTTGATTCTTGTTCCCGCTCTCGGATTCAATGAAAGGGGATACCGACTTGGCCGAGGTGGCGGGTATTATGATCGCATTTTAAATGTAGAATCTCTTCAAAAGAAAGCCATCGGACTCAGTTTTTCCAAACTTTTTCCCGTCCCATTCCTAGAAGAAAGTCACGATCTAAAAATAGGAAAAATGATTACGGAAACCCAGATTCATTCGTTTTTAGATTGA
- a CDS encoding alpha/beta fold hydrolase, whose amino-acid sequence MKITYHKIFMIFLLLFPYLLWGEDLNVENTIQTSYFQREEGRIAYLETGKGKRNLILLPGIGDRKESYSELVFLLEKDNTVFSFDLRGMGESDASFSSYGPKETAEDILAFIQKKNLQNVYIIANSMTAASAVYIRSKEKSRVLGLVLSGPFVRDKEPMSFGMKTLIHLVFRGPWGAGAWVSFYESLFPVHPPKDLKEKSEKLKINLKEDGRMAAVRAMLLAPKTECEAALPLVSGNVIVVMGSKDPDFDSPEEEAGWIAKTLDGSAKIYEDAGHYPFVEDPARFSSDVKLLWQKN is encoded by the coding sequence ATGAAAATAACCTACCACAAAATTTTTATGATTTTCCTCCTTTTATTTCCTTATCTTCTTTGGGGAGAGGACTTAAACGTAGAAAACACAATTCAAACTTCCTATTTTCAGAGAGAAGAAGGTCGTATTGCGTATTTAGAAACCGGGAAGGGGAAACGGAATTTGATTTTACTTCCAGGAATTGGAGATCGCAAAGAAAGTTATTCAGAACTTGTTTTCCTTCTCGAAAAAGATAATACGGTTTTCAGTTTTGATTTACGTGGGATGGGAGAATCCGATGCCAGTTTTTCTTCTTATGGCCCGAAAGAAACGGCAGAAGATATTTTGGCTTTCATCCAAAAGAAAAATTTACAAAATGTGTACATCATAGCCAATTCGATGACTGCTGCTTCAGCGGTTTACATTCGTTCGAAAGAAAAATCTAGAGTTTTAGGTTTAGTTCTTTCTGGTCCTTTTGTTCGTGATAAAGAACCAATGTCATTTGGAATGAAAACTTTAATCCACCTTGTTTTCCGAGGTCCTTGGGGTGCTGGTGCTTGGGTTTCCTTCTATGAATCTTTATTTCCCGTCCATCCTCCTAAAGATTTAAAAGAAAAATCTGAAAAATTAAAAATCAATTTAAAAGAGGATGGTCGAATGGCAGCTGTTAGGGCCATGTTATTGGCACCAAAAACAGAATGTGAAGCGGCATTACCACTTGTGTCAGGGAATGTCATTGTGGTTATGGGTTCTAAAGATCCCGACTTTGATTCCCCAGAAGAAGAAGCCGGATGGATCGCAAAAACCTTAGACGGATCAGCCAAAATTTATGAAGATGCAGGTCACTATCCTTTTGTCGAAGATCCTGCTCGGTTTTCTTCTGACGTAAAACTTTTATGGCAAAAAAACTAA
- the rplT gene encoding 50S ribosomal protein L20: protein MPRAVNGTIHKNRRKKVLAKAKGFRGGRSKLFRTAKSAVMKAGQWAYRDRRKKKSEFRKLWITRINAAVRENGMSYSKFIHALKTHGINLDRKTLADLAYNHKEVFNAIVEKTKVAK, encoded by the coding sequence ATGCCACGCGCAGTCAACGGAACCATCCATAAGAATCGTAGAAAAAAAGTTCTCGCTAAAGCAAAAGGTTTTAGAGGCGGACGTTCTAAACTTTTCAGAACTGCAAAATCTGCAGTGATGAAAGCTGGTCAATGGGCATACCGTGACCGTAGAAAGAAAAAGTCCGAATTCCGTAAACTTTGGATTACGAGAATCAATGCCGCAGTAAGAGAAAATGGAATGTCTTATTCAAAATTCATCCATGCACTCAAAACACACGGAATCAACTTAGATCGTAAAACTTTGGCTGACCTTGCTTACAACCACAAAGAAGTATTCAACGCCATCGTAGAAAAAACGAAAGTCGCTAAGTAA